In Helianthus annuus cultivar XRQ/B chromosome 3, HanXRQr2.0-SUNRISE, whole genome shotgun sequence, a single window of DNA contains:
- the LOC110932090 gene encoding uncharacterized protein LOC110932090, which yields MDRVRAFVRGKDTASKAKETDATPRRVAPAARPPEKGTPYSRKPTFDRMLHDRARPSYSPYRPRGRGPPSYSDSFTPLVKTPSEILATERVKNSFPRPPPIKPGPKAQQNEYCEFHKGFGHKTDDCMYLKREIEAAVKTGRLAHLVKEIKEGGGDRKGRDAREPGRADVVMVRRRNEFDVTRSVKARILGSPNCMKTPILMPYLEEGEVQRLPLNISAVVAGHKVSRIHVDGGSGVEVIYEHCFLRFDRDIRDRLEEDSIPLVGFNNSVSHPLGKIRLPFTVGVGDRVWTINLTFTVVRAPSKYNAILGRPGIGDLQAQASTPHGALVFQTPKGLAWVKSAYEVVSSVSKGEEPGRSQERKVEEWVLCDKFPEQTVKVGSHLSDKCKSALKELLLHNLDVFAFQHGDMTGIPRSLTEHRLNTFTWAKPVKQKKRSMGPNKRRAACEETRKLLRAGIVREVKYPSWVANPVMVQKKDGGWRMCIDFQDLNKACPKDCYPLPEIDTQVDSLSQYPLKCFLDAYKGYHQIQMSIEDEEKTAFIIDEGTFCYTKMPFGLKNAGATYQWFMNTLFREQRGRNLEVYVDDIVIKSLTEVAMIDDIAETLNTMQDVNMKLNPGKCCFGVEEGNFLGVVVTKGGIKANPEKTQAVAEMRSPRSLKDIQQLNGRLIALNRFLSKVADKTLPFMKVLKDCLQTSKFNWTTEAKAAFQEMKTYICKLPTLATPMPGDPLLLYLSASKTTISAVMMVEREGKQIHIYFISRTLKGPEERYMPLEKLALALVFASRRLRRYFQGHKVTLVTDQPLQKVLRKPELSGRLAKWAVELGEHSLEFKHGTAMKGQILADFLAEVPEDEERELLKWEALEEEERKREDEAVWKLFTDGASSEEGSGAGITLVGPEGVGLTYAIRLDFENTNNTAEYEALLVGMRLAQKMKAKHVEASTDSQLVVKQYQGEYEAKDSTMAQYVAKVKEAAKAFRTFKLEYIPRGRNRKSDALSKLASVAFDHLAKEVKVEVLTSSSLNTAEVATVEGPQETWMTPIIKFLRDGTLPEGEWAARKIRVRALQYELIEGELYRRSYLGLSLKCVDMEEAEYVIREMHEGICGMHSGPRTVVRRAMNAGFYWPRMYETTSEEIKKCVPSTCTDDPPAQTPHGASLDILAIPEMGHRHSWAFPGGSGRGQIRGGSH from the coding sequence ATGGACAGGGTCAGGGCCTTCGTCCGGGGAAAAGATACAGCCAGCAAAGCTAAGGAGACGGATGCCACACCCCGGAGGGTCGCTCCGGCTGCAAGGCCCCCTGAGAAAGGTACACCCTATTCCCGGAAACCTACCTTTGATAGAATGTTGCATGACAGGGCAAGGCCCTCATACTCCCCCTATAGACCTCGAGGGAGAGGTCCCCCTTCTTACTCCGACAGTTTCACCCCTCTCGTCAAGACTCCAAGCGAGATACTAGCCACGGAGAGGGTGAAGAATTCTTTCCCAAGGCCACCCCCCATAAAGCCAGGACCAAAGGCACAACAGAATGAATACTGTGAGTTTCACAAGGGCTTCGGGCACAAAACCGATGACTGCATGTACCTCAAGAGAGAAATAGAGGCCGCTGTGAAAACGGGGAGACTGGCCCATTTGGTCAAGGAAATCAAGGAAGGGGGAGGGGATCGTAAGGGAAGAGATGCAAGGGAGCCGGGGAGGGCAGACGTTGTTATGGTTAGGAGGAGAAATGAGTTTGATGTTACCCGAAGTGTAAAGGCCAGGATCCTAGGCTCCCCAAACTGCATGAAAACTCCCATCCTTATGCCATACTTAGAAGAAGGTGAAGTGCAACGACTCCCGCTGAATATCTCAGCTGTGGTAGCTGGACACAAGGTGTCTAGAATACACGTGGACGGAGGGTCAGGCGTTGAGGTAATATACGAACACTGCTTCCTCAGATTCGACAGGGACATAAGAGATAGGTTGGAGGAAGACTCTATCCCATTGGTGGGATTCAACAACAGTGTGTCACATCCCCTGGGAAAGATCAGGCTCCCATTTACAGTTGGTGTAGGGGATCGGGTCTGGACGATAAATTTAACCTTCACAGTAGTCAGGGCACCCTCCAAGTACAACGCAATCCTGGGAAGACCCGGAATTGGAGATCTGCAGGCACAAGCATCCACCCCCCACGGGGCTTTGGTATTCCAAACACCAAAGGGTCTTGCATGGGTTAAGTCAGCCTACGAAGTGGTTTCTTCAGTATCCAAAGGGGAGGAACCAGGGAGATCCCAGGAAAGGAAGGTGGAGGAATGGGTCCTCTGTGATAAGTTCCCAGAACAAACAGTCAAGGTGGGGAGCCACTTAAGTGACAAGTGCAAGAGTGCCCTAAAGGAGTTACTCCTCCACAACCTAGATGTGTTCGCATTTCAACATGGAGACATGACAGGAATTCCCAGAAGCCTGACAGAGCATCGGCTCAACACCTTCACATGGGCGAAGCCAGTAAAGCAAAAGAAGCGGAGTATGGGACCTAACAAAAGAAGGGCTGCTTGTGAAGAGACTCGAAAGCTGCTCAGAGCAGGGATAGTCAGAGAAGTTAAATACCCATCCTGGGTTGCTAACCCAGTTATGGTTCAGAAAAAAGATGGGGGAtggaggatgtgtatcgatttcCAAGACCTAAACAAAGCATGCCCCAAGGACTGTTATCCTCTCCCGGAGATAGACACCCAGGTGGACTCTCTTTCTCAGTACCCCCTGAAATGCTTCTTAGATGCCTACAAGGGATACCACCAAATACAGATGTCAATAGAAGACGAAGAGAAAACCGCTTTTATCATAGATGAGGGGACATTTTGCTACACCAAGATGCCCTTCGGTCTCAAGAACGCGGGGGCAACATATCAATGGTTTATGAACACCTTGTTTAGGGAGCAGAGGGGAAGGAATTTAGAGGTGTACGTTGACGACATTGTCATCAAGAGTTTGACGGAAGTAGCCATGATAGACGACATAGCCGAGACTCTCAACACCATGCAGGATGTAAACATGAAGCTGAACCCTGGAAAATGCTGTTTCGGGGTAGAGGAGGGAAATTTTTTGGGGGTAGTAGTAACAAAAGGGGGAATCAAAGCAAACCCGGAGAAAACCCAGGCTGTAGCCGAAATGCGTTCTCCCAGGTCCCTGAAGGACATCCAACAGCTGAACGGGAGGCTGATAGCACTAAATCGCTTTTTATCAAAGGTGGCTGACAAAACCCTTCCCTTCATGAAAGTATTAAAAGACTGCCTCCAAACCAGCAAATTCAACTGGACCACTGAGGCCAAAGCCGCCTTTCAGGAAATGAAAACCTACATATGTAAGCTCCCGACATTAGCCACCCCAATGCCTGGAGACCCGTTACTCCTTTACCTATCTGCCTCAAAGACGACCATAAGCGCGGTCATGATGGTGGAACGGGAGGGGAAACAGATCCACATATATTTTATCAGCAGAACACTTAAGGGGCCCGAGGAACGATACATGCCTCTAGAGAAACTTGCGTTGGCCCTGGTCTTTGCATCTCGGAGGCTCAGGAGGTATTTCCAAGGGCATAAAGTCACCTTAGTGACCGACCAACCCCTTCAGAAAGTGCTTAGAAAACCAGAGCTGTCGGGACGACTGGCTAAATGGGCTGTAGAGTTAGGGGAACACTCTCTGGAGTTCAAGCACGGAACGGCCATGAAGGGACAGATACTGGCTGATTTCCTGGCAGAAGTCCCTGAGGACGAAGAGAGGGAGCTACTAAAGTGGGAGGCCTTGGAGGAGGAAGAGAGAAAAAGGGAAGACGAGGCTGTATGGAAGTTGTTCACTGATGGAGCATCCAGTGAAGAAGGGAGCGGTGCAGGTATCACACTGGTAGGCCCCGAGGGGGTCGGGTTGACATATGCTATAAGGTTGGATTTCGAAAACACCAACAATACCGCCGAATATGAAGCCCTCTTAGTGGGGATGAGGCTGGCACAGAAGATGAAAGCGAAGCACGTAGAGGCTAGCACCGATTCACAGTTGGTAGTAAAGCAGTACCAAGGAGAATATGAAGCCAAGGATAGCACCATGGCTCAATATGTGGCGAAAGTTAAAGAGGCAGCTAAGGCATTCAGAACCTTCAAACTAGAGTACATCCCTCGTGGAAGGAACAGGAAATCCGATGCACTCAGCAAGTTAGCTTCGGTAGCATTCGACCATCTCGCGAAAGAAGTGAAAGTGGAGGTCCTAACATCCTCCTCCCTTAACACAGCGGAAGTTGCCACGGTTGAAGGTCCTCAAGAAACATGGATGACCCCAATTATCAAATTCCTCCGGGACGGAACGCTACCCGAGGGGGAATGGGCGGCCAGAAAGATAAGGGTCAGGGCCCTACAATATGAACTGATCGAGGGGGAGCTATACAGAAGATCGTATCTGGGCCTGTCCCTGAAGTGTGTTGATATGGAGGAGGCCGAATATGTGATTAGGGAGATGCACGAGGGGATTTGCGGAATGCACTCAGGACCAAGAACAGTAGTGAGAAGGGCAATGAACGCAGGGTTCTACTGGCCACGAATGTACGAAACGACATCTGAGGAAATCAAGAAGTGTGTGCCAAGTACATGCACCGATGACCCACCGGCACAAACACCCCATGGTGCCAGTCTCGACATCTTGGCCATTCCAGAAATGGGCCATCGACATAGTTGGGCCTTTCCCGGAGGGTCCGGGAGGGGTCAAATACGTGGTGGTAGCCATTGA
- the LOC110932089 gene encoding glycine-rich RNA-binding protein RZ1C-like, with amino-acid sequence MGSRGRGGENVTKFFVGNLQERCSSRDLEELFKDMGEIVWIYVARMRDSRGNRFGFISFNNVKDITEFEKNMHNTKMRDNRLKVNVAKFTSTGGEQPPPPVDNRNPQLFSAMNNTDRKQFSYSQHRGMS; translated from the coding sequence ATGGGGAGCAGAGGGAGAGGAGGAGAGAATGTGACCAAGTTTTTCGTCGGAAACTTACAGGAGCGTTGTAGTTCAAGAGATCTGGAGGAGTTATTCAAGGATATGGGGGAGATTGTGTGGATCTACGTAGCAAGAATGAGAGACTCAAGAGGGAACAGGTTCGGATTTATCAGCTTCAATAACGTGAAGGATATTACGGAGTTTGAGAAGAATATGCACAACACAAAAATGCGAGACAACAGGTTGAAGGTGAATGTTGCCAAGTTTACAAGTACCGGAGGGGAGCAACCACCGCCTCCGGTGGATAATCGAAACCCTCAGCTGTTTTCGGCGATGAATAACACGGATAGGAAGCAATTTTCGTATAGCCAGCATAGGGGTATGTCATAG